The sequence CATTGTACATGATCTACTGAAAGGGTAAGATCTCCGATCACGCAAACAAAGGATCACAAGGTTACAGCAAGGTCGGCAAGATCACCGATCAAGGATCACGAACGATTCACGGGATCACAAGGTTACAACAAGGTCAGCCGGAGAAGGACCACACAGGCCACGAGCCGTTGGCTTGGCTCATTGGCTGGTTGCTGAACTCGGGAACGGTCGGCTAGCGAGCCCGGCGAGGAATGGGCAACGGCCTCCCCACCTGAGCCGGCCaatccgagccgagccgagccaacgGGGTTCGTATCGTATCGTTCGTCCACCGCCCGGCGCCAGAAGCGGCAAGCAAGACGCCAAGCCCGGCGTCCCCACTCCCTTctggcctcctcttcctcgtcctcGGCCACCATCACCAGGCCAGCCACCCCAAAtcccccgcccgcgccgccaatCAACCCAGCCCCGCCCACCACACGCGCAACCCCCGCGCCCTATGCCGCCGCGGCAGCTGCGCCCATGagggacggcgacgacgacttcgGCCCCGCCTCCTCCGCAGCCCGCGCGAAGAAGGAGCAGCCCTCGCCGTCCCCCCGCGACAGGGCGGCGCGCCCGCGCGCCGACGGCGGGATGCGCATCGTCGTGCCGCTGCAGGGGGTCGTGCAGGGCCGGGGCGGCCTGGTGCTCGGCTCCCTCATCCCCTGCGCGCTCTTCTACTTCCTCCAGCTCTACATCAAGCGCAACTGCCccccggcgcccgcgcccgggTCCCCGCCTCCGggctccgacgccgccgccgccgcggggaacgccaactccgcctcctcctcgatccACCGCTCCCTCTCGCGGGGCCTCCTCACCCCGCGCGCCGCGCTCCCGTCGCTCTCCGCCCGCGGCGCCGTCGTGCGGGCCGGGGACGAGGACTCGCTCTACTACGCGGGGCTCCGACGATGCGCCGACGACCCGTACCACCGGGCGTGCAACCCCGACGGCCTCATCAACCTCGGCCTCGCCGAGAACCACGTAGGAATCGCGTTATCCCcttccttccttttttttttcgccTTCCAAGGAATTTGTTCGGAGGTAATGATGGATGGCCTTCCGTGCGCGCAGCTGTCGCTGGATTTGGTGGGGCGCTGGATGGAGGAGCACGCGGGGGCGGCGATGCTGGACGGGATTGCGGGAGTCGGGGAGGACGCCAGGGACCTCACCATCCGGGGGCTCGCCACCTACCAGCCGTACGACGGGATACTTGCCTTGAAGATGGTAGGCTAACGGAATCCGCCTTGATTCCCACCCTCTTCTTCCGTCCATAAAACGAAAAAATTGCAATATTAGACTGCAAACTGACCACTCGTGAATTTGCCACTCTTAGTGAATGACACGGGGGACCATCTGTGCCTATGAAATGTGAAACATCCCATTTCATGATTCCATCTGCAAGATACGTTCGGTGTCTGGCCAAATTTTGCTTCACTTTGAAATTGGCCACCTAGGTTACATCGACCAAAAAAGTTTTTCCCAATCTTAAGAACTTAGTATGGTGTAGTACTGCTTCATTCAACCTGCGAAGTAGTCTGATGGATTGTTTCTCATATGTGGGTTATTTTAGTTTTTCTTTCCTCTTTCAGATTCAGAAAAAGTTTCTGTGGTATCGACACTTTTTAGGTTACTGTTTTGATTCGGTGGATTATGCTAGAGGCACTGTTGGAGTTGGTACCTCAATCAGAGATAACAGTGGCGACTAATCATTGAATTGCTGTAAAATAAGACAACCGGAGTTAGCGTCTAAGCCTGTTGTGGGGTatcttttttctcatttttcatgGTGTTGTGTaattttgtttgtttcttttgttttccttttgatTGATTTTTCGTAGCCATATACATGCTATCCGAAGCAGATGGGAATGGGACAAAGAGTTACCATTCCAGCTCTGTTTTTTCTTGGTTGTCATTCTAGGCATATGGATCCTTGCTGGCTGGAATTGCACCATTTGTCAAATCTTGACTCGACTTGATAGGCCTTGTTGTTTTGATCAGTTTGTTTCTAAAGTTGTGAATATTTCAAGAGTCTTAGTTGCATGTTCTGTGCCTTTAACTGCTGTGAATATTTGCGAATTTGACGTGAAATTTTACATTGTATTATCCTGCTACATACGGAATTTTTTAATGTTGAATGGTGTGATGCTAAAACACCTAGTTCCCAACTGAAGTGGGTAAATAGGGTTCTGCTTATTGGATTCGAAACATTCCCTTTTACCTTATTTTTCCGTTTTCGCTCATTGCTATTTAGAGAACTTAATTCCAGCTTATTCGTTCAGGGAATCTAAGTAACCTGTTCTGAATTGTGAATGCTGCATGGAAAGTGGGACTAGTAAATGTTTGGAGCTCTACTTCCATGAATCCCAATTTGTTGGtgtgataattattttccaAATATGAACTCAATTTCTGTTTCAGGCTCTTGCTGGATTCATGAGGCAAATCATGCATGAATCAGTATCCTTTGATCCATCTCAAATGGTGATTACATCTGGTGCAACTCCTGCCATGGAAATACTGAGTTTCTGTATTGCTGATCCAGGAAATGCATTTCTTGTCCCATCACCTTACTACCCCGGGTAATTTTGCTCACTCTCTTGATACATTtctatgcacgttttttttttattttaagtgATGAGCTGACCTCGTTACTTTTGTTTCCACAGTTGGGATAGGGACATAAAATGGCGAACTGGCGTTGAGTTGATACCTGTTCCATGCCGTAGCACTGATAACTTTAACATTAGTATCACTGCTCTCGAAATAGCTTACAAACAGGCAAAGAAGCGAGGAGTAAGGGTTCGTGGGGTTCTCATATCTAACCCTTCCAACCCAACAGGAGGCATTGTGCCAAGGGAAACACTGCATGATCTTCTAGAGTTTGCTGCAGAGAAGAACATACACTTCATTTCTGATGAAATATTTGCTGGTTCAACATATGGAAGTGACAAATTTGTCAGTGTGGCAGAAGTTGTGGATGAGCTAGAAGACTTCGATAAAGGCAGGGTTCACATCATATATGGACTCTCAAAAGACCTATCTCTTGCTGGGTTTCGAGTTGGAGTGATATATTCCTACAATGAAAACATTGTGGCAGCTGCTGCTAAAATTGCTCGATTCTCATCAGTGTCAACTCCAACACAACGCCTGCTTGTTTCCATGCTTTCAGACCAAAAGTTCATTTCAGAATATCTAACAGTTAACAGAGAGAGGCTCCAGAAAATGTACCATTTGTTTGTCGATGCTTTGAAACAAGTGGGGATTGAATGCTTCAAAAGCAGCGGAGGGTTCTATTGCTGGGCAGACATGAGCAGGTACATCCGGTCTTACAATGAGAAAGGAGAACGCAAGCTCTGGGACAGGCTGTTGGAGGAGGCAAAGGTCAATGCCACTCCAG comes from Panicum virgatum strain AP13 chromosome 4K, P.virgatum_v5, whole genome shotgun sequence and encodes:
- the LOC120702477 gene encoding probable aminotransferase ACS12, translating into MRDGDDDFGPASSAARAKKEQPSPSPRDRAARPRADGGMRIVVPLQGVVQGRGGLVLGSLIPCALFYFLQLYIKRNCPPAPAPGSPPPGSDAAAAAGNANSASSSIHRSLSRGLLTPRAALPSLSARGAVVRAGDEDSLYYAGLRRCADDPYHRACNPDGLINLGLAENHLSLDLVGRWMEEHAGAAMLDGIAGVGEDARDLTIRGLATYQPYDGILALKMALAGFMRQIMHESVSFDPSQMVITSGATPAMEILSFCIADPGNAFLVPSPYYPGWDRDIKWRTGVELIPVPCRSTDNFNISITALEIAYKQAKKRGVRVRGVLISNPSNPTGGIVPRETLHDLLEFAAEKNIHFISDEIFAGSTYGSDKFVSVAEVVDELEDFDKGRVHIIYGLSKDLSLAGFRVGVIYSYNENIVAAAAKIARFSSVSTPTQRLLVSMLSDQKFISEYLTVNRERLQKMYHLFVDALKQVGIECFKSSGGFYCWADMSRYIRSYNEKGERKLWDRLLEEAKVNATPGSSCHCIEPGWFRCCFTALSEEDIPVLVERLRRVTDSHKSNS